In Uranotaenia lowii strain MFRU-FL chromosome 2, ASM2978415v1, whole genome shotgun sequence, one genomic interval encodes:
- the LOC129745797 gene encoding neprilysin-3 isoform X1, which translates to MSVQMTRYKQAQFADEDSSSIGSIQINETTRSPTMHIRYHTARGTSLWNARSKLEKILLLLMLLSTVTIAVLIGVLTTESTRVLHVQPHVDSNIYKGDAALPCLDKHCIFAASEILHSIDTTVNPCDDFYSFSCNQWIKNNPIPDGKSMWGTFGKLEQQNQLVVKNALERPEVELKSKAEKKAKLYYQSCLDEDETMEKLGAEPLLKLLKTVGGWNVTAKESGFDLKKWSLQKSLQTLQIKYNMGGLFGWAVAEDDRNSSRHIIQIDQGGLTLPSRENYLNKTANVKILAAYLDYMTKVAVLLGANEQDARRQMQDVVQFETRLANITIPQDMRRDDEEMYHLMDIKSLQKSAPFINWRDHFDEAFRLVKRKITEKEKVVVYVPDYLTNLNTLIEEYTKTDEKKIILNNYLVWQTVRTLTACLSKAFRDAYKGLRKALIGSDGGEEPWRYCVSDTTNVLGFAIGAMFVREVFHGESKPRAEEMINEVRNAFKDNLKNLVWMDNDTRKLAEEKADAISDMIGFPDYILSPEDLDKKYQDLYIDPKAYFDNNINFNIYSLKKNLEKLDQPVNKTRWNMTPPTVNAYYTPTKNQIVFPAGILQLPFFDMKNPKSLNYGAMGVVMGHELTHAFDDQGREYDKLGNLHQWWKKETIDRFKNQTECFNRQYSTYKINGKNLNGKQTMGENIADNGGLKAAFHAYISNEKLSTSDTDTLPLPGLNMTHRQLFFISFAQVWCSAVTDETTTLQIEKDPHSPPMFRVIGSLSNLKEFADTFNCPLGSRMNPERKCELW; encoded by the exons ATGACACGATACAAACAGGCCCAGTTCGCCGACGAGGACAGCAGCAGCATCGGATCGATTCAGATCAATGAAACGACGCGTAGTCCGACGATGCACATTCGCTATCACACCGCTAGGGGGACGTCGCTGTGGAATGCCCGCAGTAAGCTGGAGAAGATACTCCTGTTGCTGATGCTGCTGTCTACCGTAACCATTGCAGTACTGATCGGGGTTCTTACGACCGAAAGTACCCGGGTGCTGCACGTGCAACCGCACGTGGACTCAAATATTTATAAAG GTGACGCTGCTCTTCCATGTTTGGACAAGCATTGCATTTTCGCTGCCAGCGAAATCCTGCATTCAATTGACACAACGGTGAACCCGTGTGACGATTTTTACAGTTTCTCCTGTAATCAATGGATAAAAAACAACCCCATCCCAGACGGAAAGTCCATGTGGGGAACCTTCGGAAAACTGGAGCAGCAGAACCAGTTGGTGGTGAAGAATGCTCTGGAACGACCGGAGGTCGAGCTCAAATCAAAGGCGGAGAAAAAGGCCAAACTGTACTACCAGTCCTGCTTGGACGAGGACGAAACGATGGAAAAGTTGGGGGCGGAACCTCTGTTGAAACTGCTCAAGACCGTTGGAGGATGGAACGTGACCGCTAAGGAAAGTGGGTTTGATTTGAAGAAGTGGTCCTTGCAGAAGTCTCTGCAGACGTTGCAGATCAAGTACAATATGGGTGGCTTGTTTGGATGGGCTGTAGCAGAAGATGATAGGAATTCTTCAAGGCATATTATTCAG ATTGACCAGGGTGGACTGACATTGCCTTCGAGGGAAAACTATTTAAACAAAACggcaaatgttaaaattttggcAGCGTATTTGGACTACATGACCAAGGTGGCCGTTCTTCTGGGGGCCAATGAACAGGACGCTCGCCGGCAGATGCAAGATGTGGTTCAGTTTGAAACAAGATTGGCTAATATCACCATTCCACAGGACATGAGACGGGACGACGAGGAGATGTACCATTTGATGGATATAAAATCGCTTCAAAAAAGTGCGCCCTTCATCAATTGGCGGGATCATTTCGACGAAGCGTTCCGGTTGGTGAAACGGAAAATCACAGAGAAGGAGAAGGTGGTGGTGTATGTTCCAGATTATCTCACCAATTTGAATACGCTCATCGAGGAGTACACCAAGACGGACGAGAAGAAAAT TATTCTGAACAACTATCTAGTATGGCAAACGGTTCGTACTCTGACGGCATGTTTGTCCAAGGCCTTCAGAGACGCGTACAAAGGCCTGCGTAAGGCACTGATCGGATCGGACGGAGGAGAAGAACCGTGGCGCTACTGTGTAAGTGATACAACAAATGTGTTAGGATTTGCGATTGGAGCTATGTTTGTACGGGAAGTTTTTCACGGTGAAAGTAAACCACGAGCCGAAGAAATGATCAATGAAGTACGCAATGCGTTTAAGGACAATTTGAAGAATCTTGTTTGGATGGACAACGATACGCGTAAGTTGGCGGAGGAGAAAGCGGATGCGATTTCCGATATGATTGGTTTCCCAGATTACATTCTGAGCCCGGAAGATTTGGACAAGAAGTATCAAGATCTCTACATCGACCCTAAGGCATATTTTGATAACAATATAAACTTCAATATCTATAGTTTGAAGAAAAACCTGGAGAAACTAGACCAACCGGTGAATAAAACCCGATGGAACATGACTCCTCCTACGGTGAATGCTTATTACACTCCGACCAAGAATCAGATTGTGTTCCCAGCTGGAATACTCCAGCTACCATTCTTTGATATGAAAAACCCAAAAAGTTTGAACTACGGCGCAATGGGTGTGGTAATGGGTCACGAATTGACGCACGCTTTTGATGACCAAGGTCGGGAGTACGACAAACTTGGAAACCTCCACCAATGGTGGAAGAAGGAAACAATTGATAGGTTCAAGAATCAAACTGAATGCTTCAATCGACAGTACAGTACTtacaaaataaatggaaagaatCTCAACGGAAAGCAAACGATGGGAGAAAACATCGCAGACAACGGAGGCCTCAAGGCTGCCTTCCATGCGTACATTTCGAACGAAAAGTTGAGCACATCGGATACAGACACTCTACCCCTACCGGGACTAAACATGACCCATCGTCAGCTATTTTTCATTTCCTTCGCTCAGGTTTGGTGCTCGGCTGTGACCGATGAGACTACCACGTTACAGATCGAGAAAGATCCCCACTCTCCACCGATGTTCCGGGTCATTGGATCGTTGTCCAATTTGAAAGAGTTCGCCGATACCTTCAACTGCCCGCTGGGATCGCGAATGAATCCGGAACGCAAGTGCGAGTTGTGGTAA
- the LOC129745797 gene encoding neprilysin-3 isoform X3, with the protein MTRYKQAQFADEDSSSIGSIQINETTRSPTMHIRYHTARGTSLWNARSKLEKILLLLMLLSTVTIAVLIGVLTTESTRVLHVQPHVDSNIYKGDAALPCLDKHCIFAASEILHSIDTTVNPCDDFYSFSCNQWIKNNPIPDGKSMWGTFGKLEQQNQLVVKNALERPEVELKSKAEKKAKLYYQSCLDEDETMEKLGAEPLLKLLKTVGGWNVTAKESGFDLKKWSLQKSLQTLQIKYNMGGLFGWAVAEDDRNSSRHIIQIDQGGLTLPSRENYLNKTANVKILAAYLDYMTKVAVLLGANEQDARRQMQDVVQFETRLANITIPQDMRRDDEEMYHLMDIKSLQKSAPFINWRDHFDEAFRLVKRKITEKEKVVVYVPDYLTNLNTLIEEYTKTDEKKIILNNYLVWQTVRTLTACLSKAFRDAYKGLRKALIGSDGGEEPWRYCVSDTTNVLGFAIGAMFVREVFHGESKPRAEEMINEVRNAFKDNLKNLVWMDNDTRKLAEEKADAISDMIGFPDYILSPEDLDKKYQDLYIDPKAYFDNNINFNIYSLKKNLEKLDQPVNKTRWNMTPPTVNAYYTPTKNQIVFPAGILQLPFFDMKNPKSLNYGAMGVVMGHELTHAFDDQGREYDKLGNLHQWWKKETIDRFKNQTECFNRQYSTYKINGKNLNGKQTMGENIADNGGLKAAFHAYISNEKLSTSDTDTLPLPGLNMTHRQLFFISFAQVWCSAVTDETTTLQIEKDPHSPPMFRVIGSLSNLKEFADTFNCPLGSRMNPERKCELW; encoded by the exons ATGACACGATACAAACAGGCCCAGTTCGCCGACGAGGACAGCAGCAGCATCGGATCGATTCAGATCAATGAAACGACGCGTAGTCCGACGATGCACATTCGCTATCACACCGCTAGGGGGACGTCGCTGTGGAATGCCCGCAGTAAGCTGGAGAAGATACTCCTGTTGCTGATGCTGCTGTCTACCGTAACCATTGCAGTACTGATCGGGGTTCTTACGACCGAAAGTACCCGGGTGCTGCACGTGCAACCGCACGTGGACTCAAATATTTATAAAG GTGACGCTGCTCTTCCATGTTTGGACAAGCATTGCATTTTCGCTGCCAGCGAAATCCTGCATTCAATTGACACAACGGTGAACCCGTGTGACGATTTTTACAGTTTCTCCTGTAATCAATGGATAAAAAACAACCCCATCCCAGACGGAAAGTCCATGTGGGGAACCTTCGGAAAACTGGAGCAGCAGAACCAGTTGGTGGTGAAGAATGCTCTGGAACGACCGGAGGTCGAGCTCAAATCAAAGGCGGAGAAAAAGGCCAAACTGTACTACCAGTCCTGCTTGGACGAGGACGAAACGATGGAAAAGTTGGGGGCGGAACCTCTGTTGAAACTGCTCAAGACCGTTGGAGGATGGAACGTGACCGCTAAGGAAAGTGGGTTTGATTTGAAGAAGTGGTCCTTGCAGAAGTCTCTGCAGACGTTGCAGATCAAGTACAATATGGGTGGCTTGTTTGGATGGGCTGTAGCAGAAGATGATAGGAATTCTTCAAGGCATATTATTCAG ATTGACCAGGGTGGACTGACATTGCCTTCGAGGGAAAACTATTTAAACAAAACggcaaatgttaaaattttggcAGCGTATTTGGACTACATGACCAAGGTGGCCGTTCTTCTGGGGGCCAATGAACAGGACGCTCGCCGGCAGATGCAAGATGTGGTTCAGTTTGAAACAAGATTGGCTAATATCACCATTCCACAGGACATGAGACGGGACGACGAGGAGATGTACCATTTGATGGATATAAAATCGCTTCAAAAAAGTGCGCCCTTCATCAATTGGCGGGATCATTTCGACGAAGCGTTCCGGTTGGTGAAACGGAAAATCACAGAGAAGGAGAAGGTGGTGGTGTATGTTCCAGATTATCTCACCAATTTGAATACGCTCATCGAGGAGTACACCAAGACGGACGAGAAGAAAAT TATTCTGAACAACTATCTAGTATGGCAAACGGTTCGTACTCTGACGGCATGTTTGTCCAAGGCCTTCAGAGACGCGTACAAAGGCCTGCGTAAGGCACTGATCGGATCGGACGGAGGAGAAGAACCGTGGCGCTACTGTGTAAGTGATACAACAAATGTGTTAGGATTTGCGATTGGAGCTATGTTTGTACGGGAAGTTTTTCACGGTGAAAGTAAACCACGAGCCGAAGAAATGATCAATGAAGTACGCAATGCGTTTAAGGACAATTTGAAGAATCTTGTTTGGATGGACAACGATACGCGTAAGTTGGCGGAGGAGAAAGCGGATGCGATTTCCGATATGATTGGTTTCCCAGATTACATTCTGAGCCCGGAAGATTTGGACAAGAAGTATCAAGATCTCTACATCGACCCTAAGGCATATTTTGATAACAATATAAACTTCAATATCTATAGTTTGAAGAAAAACCTGGAGAAACTAGACCAACCGGTGAATAAAACCCGATGGAACATGACTCCTCCTACGGTGAATGCTTATTACACTCCGACCAAGAATCAGATTGTGTTCCCAGCTGGAATACTCCAGCTACCATTCTTTGATATGAAAAACCCAAAAAGTTTGAACTACGGCGCAATGGGTGTGGTAATGGGTCACGAATTGACGCACGCTTTTGATGACCAAGGTCGGGAGTACGACAAACTTGGAAACCTCCACCAATGGTGGAAGAAGGAAACAATTGATAGGTTCAAGAATCAAACTGAATGCTTCAATCGACAGTACAGTACTtacaaaataaatggaaagaatCTCAACGGAAAGCAAACGATGGGAGAAAACATCGCAGACAACGGAGGCCTCAAGGCTGCCTTCCATGCGTACATTTCGAACGAAAAGTTGAGCACATCGGATACAGACACTCTACCCCTACCGGGACTAAACATGACCCATCGTCAGCTATTTTTCATTTCCTTCGCTCAGGTTTGGTGCTCGGCTGTGACCGATGAGACTACCACGTTACAGATCGAGAAAGATCCCCACTCTCCACCGATGTTCCGGGTCATTGGATCGTTGTCCAATTTGAAAGAGTTCGCCGATACCTTCAACTGCCCGCTGGGATCGCGAATGAATCCGGAACGCAAGTGCGAGTTGTGGTAA
- the LOC129745797 gene encoding neprilysin-3 isoform X2 — MMTRYKQAQFADEDSSSIGSIQINETTRSPTMHIRYHTARGTSLWNARSKLEKILLLLMLLSTVTIAVLIGVLTTESTRVLHVQPHVDSNIYKGDAALPCLDKHCIFAASEILHSIDTTVNPCDDFYSFSCNQWIKNNPIPDGKSMWGTFGKLEQQNQLVVKNALERPEVELKSKAEKKAKLYYQSCLDEDETMEKLGAEPLLKLLKTVGGWNVTAKESGFDLKKWSLQKSLQTLQIKYNMGGLFGWAVAEDDRNSSRHIIQIDQGGLTLPSRENYLNKTANVKILAAYLDYMTKVAVLLGANEQDARRQMQDVVQFETRLANITIPQDMRRDDEEMYHLMDIKSLQKSAPFINWRDHFDEAFRLVKRKITEKEKVVVYVPDYLTNLNTLIEEYTKTDEKKIILNNYLVWQTVRTLTACLSKAFRDAYKGLRKALIGSDGGEEPWRYCVSDTTNVLGFAIGAMFVREVFHGESKPRAEEMINEVRNAFKDNLKNLVWMDNDTRKLAEEKADAISDMIGFPDYILSPEDLDKKYQDLYIDPKAYFDNNINFNIYSLKKNLEKLDQPVNKTRWNMTPPTVNAYYTPTKNQIVFPAGILQLPFFDMKNPKSLNYGAMGVVMGHELTHAFDDQGREYDKLGNLHQWWKKETIDRFKNQTECFNRQYSTYKINGKNLNGKQTMGENIADNGGLKAAFHAYISNEKLSTSDTDTLPLPGLNMTHRQLFFISFAQVWCSAVTDETTTLQIEKDPHSPPMFRVIGSLSNLKEFADTFNCPLGSRMNPERKCELW; from the exons ATGACACGATACAAACAGGCCCAGTTCGCCGACGAGGACAGCAGCAGCATCGGATCGATTCAGATCAATGAAACGACGCGTAGTCCGACGATGCACATTCGCTATCACACCGCTAGGGGGACGTCGCTGTGGAATGCCCGCAGTAAGCTGGAGAAGATACTCCTGTTGCTGATGCTGCTGTCTACCGTAACCATTGCAGTACTGATCGGGGTTCTTACGACCGAAAGTACCCGGGTGCTGCACGTGCAACCGCACGTGGACTCAAATATTTATAAAG GTGACGCTGCTCTTCCATGTTTGGACAAGCATTGCATTTTCGCTGCCAGCGAAATCCTGCATTCAATTGACACAACGGTGAACCCGTGTGACGATTTTTACAGTTTCTCCTGTAATCAATGGATAAAAAACAACCCCATCCCAGACGGAAAGTCCATGTGGGGAACCTTCGGAAAACTGGAGCAGCAGAACCAGTTGGTGGTGAAGAATGCTCTGGAACGACCGGAGGTCGAGCTCAAATCAAAGGCGGAGAAAAAGGCCAAACTGTACTACCAGTCCTGCTTGGACGAGGACGAAACGATGGAAAAGTTGGGGGCGGAACCTCTGTTGAAACTGCTCAAGACCGTTGGAGGATGGAACGTGACCGCTAAGGAAAGTGGGTTTGATTTGAAGAAGTGGTCCTTGCAGAAGTCTCTGCAGACGTTGCAGATCAAGTACAATATGGGTGGCTTGTTTGGATGGGCTGTAGCAGAAGATGATAGGAATTCTTCAAGGCATATTATTCAG ATTGACCAGGGTGGACTGACATTGCCTTCGAGGGAAAACTATTTAAACAAAACggcaaatgttaaaattttggcAGCGTATTTGGACTACATGACCAAGGTGGCCGTTCTTCTGGGGGCCAATGAACAGGACGCTCGCCGGCAGATGCAAGATGTGGTTCAGTTTGAAACAAGATTGGCTAATATCACCATTCCACAGGACATGAGACGGGACGACGAGGAGATGTACCATTTGATGGATATAAAATCGCTTCAAAAAAGTGCGCCCTTCATCAATTGGCGGGATCATTTCGACGAAGCGTTCCGGTTGGTGAAACGGAAAATCACAGAGAAGGAGAAGGTGGTGGTGTATGTTCCAGATTATCTCACCAATTTGAATACGCTCATCGAGGAGTACACCAAGACGGACGAGAAGAAAAT TATTCTGAACAACTATCTAGTATGGCAAACGGTTCGTACTCTGACGGCATGTTTGTCCAAGGCCTTCAGAGACGCGTACAAAGGCCTGCGTAAGGCACTGATCGGATCGGACGGAGGAGAAGAACCGTGGCGCTACTGTGTAAGTGATACAACAAATGTGTTAGGATTTGCGATTGGAGCTATGTTTGTACGGGAAGTTTTTCACGGTGAAAGTAAACCACGAGCCGAAGAAATGATCAATGAAGTACGCAATGCGTTTAAGGACAATTTGAAGAATCTTGTTTGGATGGACAACGATACGCGTAAGTTGGCGGAGGAGAAAGCGGATGCGATTTCCGATATGATTGGTTTCCCAGATTACATTCTGAGCCCGGAAGATTTGGACAAGAAGTATCAAGATCTCTACATCGACCCTAAGGCATATTTTGATAACAATATAAACTTCAATATCTATAGTTTGAAGAAAAACCTGGAGAAACTAGACCAACCGGTGAATAAAACCCGATGGAACATGACTCCTCCTACGGTGAATGCTTATTACACTCCGACCAAGAATCAGATTGTGTTCCCAGCTGGAATACTCCAGCTACCATTCTTTGATATGAAAAACCCAAAAAGTTTGAACTACGGCGCAATGGGTGTGGTAATGGGTCACGAATTGACGCACGCTTTTGATGACCAAGGTCGGGAGTACGACAAACTTGGAAACCTCCACCAATGGTGGAAGAAGGAAACAATTGATAGGTTCAAGAATCAAACTGAATGCTTCAATCGACAGTACAGTACTtacaaaataaatggaaagaatCTCAACGGAAAGCAAACGATGGGAGAAAACATCGCAGACAACGGAGGCCTCAAGGCTGCCTTCCATGCGTACATTTCGAACGAAAAGTTGAGCACATCGGATACAGACACTCTACCCCTACCGGGACTAAACATGACCCATCGTCAGCTATTTTTCATTTCCTTCGCTCAGGTTTGGTGCTCGGCTGTGACCGATGAGACTACCACGTTACAGATCGAGAAAGATCCCCACTCTCCACCGATGTTCCGGGTCATTGGATCGTTGTCCAATTTGAAAGAGTTCGCCGATACCTTCAACTGCCCGCTGGGATCGCGAATGAATCCGGAACGCAAGTGCGAGTTGTGGTAA